The following proteins are co-located in the Hydractinia symbiolongicarpus strain clone_291-10 chromosome 7, HSymV2.1, whole genome shotgun sequence genome:
- the LOC130649659 gene encoding androgen-induced gene 1 protein-like — protein sequence MASKIALQLLYHFSTFTFYVYTEYNPIVIPGSNLIYGGRYKYLTVLNIFLSIFYFGYATLVDLKDLVVNKEKLQRNQKNRSREILDYIFLGVLFPVSLTVSILFWGIYAIEPDLMLPAFKRKYMHPYGFYNQAIHTGPIVTSLLETLITFHKPSVSFFKGCIGWVLYAATYLMWILWVAYRGNFWVYPFLRGMNIVQRVLFFAGAFLFGSALHKIAVLLTCWWWKAELKQTKKIC from the coding sequence ATGGCGTCTAAAATCGCGTTACAGTTGTTGTACCACTTCTCTACTTTCACATTCTATGTGTACACAGAATACAATCCGATTGTCATACCGGGATCCAATCTTATCTATGGTGGTAGATACAAGTACCTGACAgtgttgaatatttttttatcgatTTTCTACTTCGGTTACGCCACTCTGGTGGATTTGAAAGACTTAGTTGTCAACAAAGAAAAGCTTCAACGAAACCAAAAAAACCGTAGCCGAGAGATACTCGATTATATATTTCTCGGTGTACTTTTTCCAGTATCTCTTACCGTTAGCATTTTATTTTGGGGGATATACGCAATCGAACCAGATTTAATGTTACCAGCcttcaaaagaaaatatatgcACCCTTATGGATTTTACAATCAAGCCATTCATACGGGACCGATTGTAACATCGTTGTTGGAAACCTTGATTACCTTTCATAAGCCAAGCGTCAGTTTTTTCAAAGGATGCATCGGTTGGGTATTGTACGCAGCTACTTATCTGATGTGGATTCTGTGGGTAGCATATCGTGGTAACTTCTGGGTGTATCCATTCTTGAGAGGAATGAATATAGTGCAgcgtgttttgttttttgctggCGCTTTTTTGTTCGGATCGGCGCTTCATAAGATAGCTGTACTCCTGACTTGTTGGTGGTGGAAAGCTGAGTTAAAACAAACGAAGAAAATTTGTTAA